A genomic stretch from Chryseobacterium sp. SNU WT5 includes:
- a CDS encoding glycosyltransferase family 2 protein, producing MNLSIIIPLLNEEESLEELFLRIDKVCNSHSLSYEIWFVDDGSTDLSWSIIENLKIQHPQIHGIKFSRNYGKSQALHAAFERANGDVVITMDADLQDFPEEIPELYTMIKTEGYDIVSGWKKKRYDNVMTKNVPSKLFNAAARKVSGVELHDFNCGLKAYKKQVVKSIDVYGDMHRYIPVLAANAGFRKITEKPVQHQARPYGTSKFGTERFVRGFLDLITLWFVSRFGGRPMHFFGAVGTVMFIVGFLSALWLGISKLIDVSQGIYGHLLTNNAWFFISLTMMIMGSLLFIAGFLGEMIIRTNRQHENYHIEEVI from the coding sequence ATGAATTTATCCATTATAATTCCTCTCCTGAACGAAGAAGAATCCCTCGAAGAACTTTTTTTAAGAATCGATAAAGTTTGCAATTCTCACAGCCTTTCGTATGAAATATGGTTTGTAGATGATGGAAGCACTGATCTTTCATGGAGTATTATCGAAAATTTAAAAATTCAACATCCTCAAATTCACGGGATCAAGTTTTCTCGAAATTACGGAAAATCACAAGCATTACACGCTGCTTTTGAAAGAGCTAATGGCGATGTGGTTATTACCATGGATGCTGATCTACAAGATTTTCCTGAGGAAATTCCTGAGTTATATACCATGATCAAAACAGAAGGTTATGATATTGTGTCAGGTTGGAAAAAGAAGCGATATGATAATGTAATGACTAAAAACGTTCCGTCGAAACTTTTTAATGCTGCTGCCAGAAAAGTTTCAGGTGTTGAATTACATGATTTCAATTGTGGTTTAAAAGCCTACAAAAAGCAGGTTGTGAAATCAATTGATGTCTACGGAGATATGCACCGGTATATTCCTGTTTTAGCTGCTAATGCAGGTTTCAGGAAGATTACTGAAAAGCCGGTTCAGCATCAGGCTAGACCTTACGGAACTTCTAAATTTGGAACAGAGCGGTTTGTACGTGGTTTTTTGGATTTAATTACTCTTTGGTTTGTAAGCCGTTTTGGTGGGCGGCCAATGCATTTCTTTGGAGCTGTCGGAACTGTTATGTTTATCGTCGGATTTTTATCAGCGCTCTGGTTAGGGATTTCTAAATTAATTGATGTTTCACAAGGAATTTATGGTCATCTGTTAACTAATAATGCATGGTTTTTTATCTCTTTAACAATGATGATTATGGGAAGTCTATTATTTATTGCTGGATTTTTAGGAGAAATGATTATAAGAACTAACAGACAGCATGAAAATTACCATATTGAAGAGGTAATTTAG
- a CDS encoding CHAP domain-containing protein has product MKIKKYFTFLIFLALFMVLLSYVFKRFNFNSNLEVGEKIDSLNGVYVHHNGGVSHILERNRTKDGYNLGMKYQCVEFVKRYYYETYKHKMPDAFGNAKDFFDPKLMDGEFNNTRGLLQFTNASSSKPQVGDLLIYSPTILNKFGHVSIISKVTDDQIEIIQQNPGPFSSSREHFILIRSNNKWKINNSRIVGWLRKDLSEA; this is encoded by the coding sequence ATGAAAATTAAGAAATACTTTACGTTTCTAATTTTTTTAGCCCTTTTTATGGTGCTACTTAGTTACGTATTTAAACGTTTTAATTTCAATTCTAATTTAGAAGTTGGTGAAAAAATTGATAGTCTAAATGGAGTTTACGTCCACCATAATGGTGGTGTGAGTCATATTTTGGAAAGAAATAGAACTAAAGATGGGTATAACCTGGGAATGAAATACCAATGTGTAGAATTTGTTAAGCGGTATTACTATGAAACTTACAAACATAAAATGCCAGACGCTTTTGGCAATGCGAAAGATTTTTTTGATCCCAAATTAATGGATGGTGAATTCAATAATACAAGAGGTTTATTACAGTTTACCAACGCAAGTTCTTCAAAACCTCAGGTGGGGGATTTACTTATTTATTCACCCACAATTTTAAATAAATTTGGACATGTTTCTATTATTTCAAAGGTAACTGATGATCAAATCGAAATTATTCAGCAAAATCCCGGTCCTTTTTCTTCAAGTCGTGAACATTTTATTCTTATTCGTAGTAATAACAAATGGAAGATTAATAATAGTAGAATTGTAGGTTGGCTAAGAAAAGATCTTAGTGAGGCTTAA
- a CDS encoding metal-dependent hydrolase, translating to MKIQFLGQNCFLFTYKGKTILSDPFYNYQKDKSGFDITAQKIDYVLITHAHGDHIADVKEVFEHHPDVIVIGQPEICAYFGHSNSIDINFGGSAKIDDLKISMVPASHTSSFPDGTYGGEPAGYIFRFSGKNIYMAGDTGVMADMEMFPKLFGNIDLAILPVGSHYTMCARKASFAAAELLKTKKVIGCHFDTFPPITINHDEAHQLFSERNIEFTLPTLGEKFEF from the coding sequence ATGAAAATACAATTTCTCGGACAAAATTGTTTTTTGTTCACCTACAAAGGAAAAACTATATTATCTGATCCTTTTTATAATTATCAGAAAGATAAATCTGGGTTTGATATCACTGCACAAAAAATCGATTATGTGTTGATAACCCATGCGCACGGCGATCATATTGCTGATGTGAAAGAAGTTTTCGAACATCATCCAGACGTAATTGTGATTGGACAACCAGAGATTTGTGCCTATTTTGGACATTCCAATTCTATTGATATTAATTTCGGTGGTTCGGCGAAAATTGATGATTTGAAAATCTCAATGGTTCCGGCAAGTCATACAAGTTCTTTCCCAGATGGAACGTATGGTGGCGAACCTGCGGGATATATCTTCAGATTTTCTGGTAAAAACATTTATATGGCAGGCGATACCGGTGTAATGGCAGATATGGAAATGTTCCCAAAACTATTTGGAAACATTGATTTAGCAATACTTCCAGTGGGTTCACATTATACGATGTGCGCCCGTAAGGCAAGTTTCGCTGCTGCAGAATTATTGAAAACGAAGAAAGTAATCGGATGCCACTTTGATACTTTTCCACCGATTACTATTAATCACGATGAAGCACATCAACTGTTTTCAGAAAGAAATATTGAATTCACTCTACCGACGTTAGGGGAGAAATTCGAATTTTAG
- a CDS encoding GIN domain-containing protein — translation MKNLIYIVLVFFLFSCGKMSPKGDIVSKDLKVEDFVNLNLSGKFRAFYVRSDSSFVNVETYKNVGDNLKIKVKDKTLNISEGRETEGVDFYNITIYSKNNLEKIAISESVELNISSEIKTDNFKLNLKNSAKFIGSVNSRRAEIEMTQKSRANFLGKTKDAVLKISDTASIISPYWMIDHLKIDSQNGNYAELNVKDSLKGTVRNTAKLTYYNDPISALKIDKTATVQHKELIN, via the coding sequence ATGAAAAATCTAATTTATATCGTTCTTGTCTTCTTTTTGTTTTCTTGCGGAAAGATGAGTCCAAAAGGTGACATTGTAAGCAAAGATTTGAAAGTGGAAGACTTTGTCAACCTTAATTTGAGTGGAAAATTTCGAGCTTTTTATGTTAGAAGTGACAGCAGTTTTGTTAATGTAGAAACTTATAAAAATGTAGGTGATAATCTAAAAATAAAGGTAAAAGATAAAACGCTGAATATCAGTGAAGGCCGTGAAACAGAAGGAGTTGATTTCTATAATATTACCATTTATTCTAAAAATAATTTGGAAAAAATCGCAATATCAGAATCTGTGGAATTAAATATTTCCAGCGAAATTAAGACCGATAATTTTAAACTTAATTTAAAAAATAGTGCTAAATTTATTGGTTCGGTTAATTCCAGAAGGGCAGAAATTGAAATGACGCAGAAGAGTAGAGCAAACTTTTTAGGAAAAACCAAAGACGCAGTTTTGAAAATTTCTGATACCGCAAGTATAATCTCACCGTACTGGATGATTGATCATTTAAAAATTGATTCCCAAAATGGAAATTATGCAGAACTTAATGTAAAAGATTCTTTAAAAGGAACTGTTAGAAACACGGCAAAACTTACCTATTACAATGACCCAATAAGTGCTCTAAAAATCGATAAAACTGCAACTGTGCAGCATAAAGAACTTATTAACTGA
- the kdsB gene encoding 3-deoxy-manno-octulosonate cytidylyltransferase — protein sequence MEILGEKTVIATTYQNVVETKLFSEVLVATDSEIIFNEIKSIGGSVVMTGEHETGSDRIAEAVENIDCDIVVNVQGDEPFLKTEPLKELISVFNHDDDEQISLASLKINLKDIKEIDNPNNVKVITDNQGFALYFSRSTIPFSRETKIETKYFKHIGVYAFRRKALLNFARLQMKPLEIAEKIECIRYLEYGMKIKMIETDFVGVGIDVPEDLEKARMLLKDTEI from the coding sequence ATGGAGATTTTAGGTGAGAAAACAGTTATTGCAACAACATATCAAAATGTAGTAGAAACAAAACTTTTTAGCGAAGTTCTCGTAGCTACAGATTCTGAGATTATTTTTAATGAAATTAAGAGTATTGGGGGAAGTGTAGTGATGACTGGTGAGCATGAAACAGGAAGTGACCGAATTGCAGAAGCAGTCGAAAATATTGATTGTGATATCGTCGTAAATGTTCAGGGTGACGAACCTTTTCTCAAAACCGAACCTTTAAAGGAGCTTATTTCTGTTTTTAATCATGATGATGATGAGCAGATTTCCTTAGCTTCGTTAAAAATAAATTTAAAGGATATCAAAGAGATAGATAATCCCAATAATGTTAAAGTTATTACGGATAACCAAGGTTTTGCACTCTATTTCAGCCGTTCAACAATTCCATTTTCGAGGGAGACCAAAATAGAAACGAAATATTTTAAGCATATTGGCGTTTATGCTTTTAGGAGAAAGGCGTTGCTTAATTTCGCGAGATTGCAAATGAAACCGTTAGAAATAGCCGAAAAGATTGAATGCATAAGGTATTTGGAATATGGCATGAAAATCAAAATGATAGAAACGGATTTTGTCGGGGTAGGGATTGATGTTCCTGAAGATCTGGAGAAGGCAAGAATGCTTTTGAAGGATACTGAAATTTGA
- a CDS encoding phospho-sugar mutase encodes MTTIEKAQLWLTDTFDQETKKTIQNWIDTNSSELEDSFYKELEFGTGGMRGIMGVGTNRLNKYTLGQATQGLANYLHQQFPNQDIKVAIAYDVRHNSKEFGKMCADVLTANGIKVLLFKEHRPTPELSFTVRDKKCKAGIVLTASHNPPEYNGYKVYWDDGAQIVPPDDEAIIKEVYSVKFDKIKFEGNDDLIEWIGEEQDDVYIDACMQNSLYQNVGRDNLNIVFTSIHGTTYPIIPKALAKAGFKKVDLVREQMIPSGNFPTVDSPNPEEPAALEMAMDLARITNGDIVLGTDPDGDRLGIAVRNLDGEMQLLNGNQTNTILTYYILDQWKKAGKITGKEFIGSTIVTSDIFYDIAKKFGVECKVGLTGFKWIGKMIRDFEGEEKFICGGEESFGFMTGDFVRDKDSCGSILLACEIAAWCKANDSSIFQYMIEIYKDLGLYYEGLVNVVRKGRTGAEEIIQMMKDFRENPPKEIAGSKVAVVKDFQEQTSLNLIDHKKAIMDEIPKSNVLIYYTEDGTKVCVRPSGTEPKIKFYVSVKDQIDNKEEFKEKLTILNQKINQVKDDLKL; translated from the coding sequence ATGACCACTATAGAAAAAGCCCAATTGTGGCTAACAGATACTTTTGATCAAGAGACCAAAAAAACAATTCAAAATTGGATTGATACCAATTCAAGCGAATTAGAAGACTCCTTTTACAAAGAATTGGAGTTTGGAACAGGTGGAATGCGTGGAATCATGGGGGTGGGAACAAATCGTTTGAACAAGTATACCCTTGGTCAAGCAACGCAAGGTTTAGCAAATTATCTTCACCAGCAGTTTCCGAATCAGGATATTAAAGTTGCAATTGCTTACGACGTGCGCCATAACTCAAAAGAATTTGGTAAAATGTGCGCAGATGTTTTGACCGCAAACGGTATCAAAGTTTTATTATTTAAAGAACATCGCCCAACTCCTGAATTATCATTTACCGTTAGAGATAAAAAATGTAAAGCTGGAATTGTATTAACTGCATCTCATAATCCGCCTGAGTATAATGGATACAAGGTATATTGGGATGATGGAGCGCAGATTGTGCCACCAGATGACGAAGCGATTATCAAGGAAGTGTACTCAGTGAAATTTGATAAGATTAAATTTGAAGGAAATGACGACTTAATCGAGTGGATTGGCGAGGAACAGGATGATGTATACATCGATGCTTGTATGCAAAACTCACTTTATCAAAATGTAGGCAGAGATAATCTGAATATCGTCTTTACGTCGATTCACGGAACAACTTACCCTATTATTCCAAAAGCTTTAGCAAAAGCTGGATTCAAGAAGGTAGATTTGGTGCGAGAGCAAATGATCCCAAGTGGTAACTTCCCGACAGTGGACTCACCAAACCCCGAAGAACCTGCGGCACTGGAAATGGCGATGGATTTAGCCAGAATTACCAATGGAGATATTGTTCTTGGGACAGATCCTGATGGTGATAGGTTGGGAATCGCCGTTCGAAACTTAGACGGAGAAATGCAATTACTGAACGGTAACCAAACCAATACGATTTTAACTTATTACATTTTAGACCAATGGAAAAAAGCAGGGAAAATCACCGGAAAAGAATTCATTGGGTCAACTATTGTGACTTCTGATATTTTCTATGATATAGCTAAAAAATTCGGTGTCGAATGTAAAGTCGGATTAACCGGATTTAAATGGATTGGGAAAATGATTCGCGATTTTGAAGGCGAAGAGAAGTTTATTTGCGGAGGTGAAGAAAGTTTTGGTTTTATGACTGGAGATTTCGTTCGCGATAAAGATTCTTGTGGTTCCATCTTACTAGCTTGCGAGATTGCAGCGTGGTGTAAAGCAAACGATAGTTCCATATTCCAGTACATGATTGAGATTTATAAAGATCTCGGTTTGTATTATGAAGGATTAGTAAATGTAGTAAGAAAGGGTAGAACAGGTGCCGAAGAGATTATTCAGATGATGAAAGATTTCCGGGAGAATCCACCTAAAGAAATCGCAGGTTCAAAAGTTGCGGTTGTAAAAGATTTTCAAGAACAAACTTCTTTAAATTTGATAGATCATAAAAAAGCGATAATGGATGAAATTCCTAAATCGAACGTTTTAATTTACTATACAGAAGACGGAACCAAAGTATGCGTTCGCCCTTCTGGAACAGAACCTAAAATTAAATTTTACGTTTCTGTAAAAGATCAAATTGATAATAAAGAGGAGTTTAAAGAAAAACTGACTATTTTAAATCAGAAGATTAATCAGGTAAAAGATGATTTAAAACTATAA
- a CDS encoding pyridoxal phosphate-dependent aminotransferase, giving the protein MKVSKLAANLVGSEIIKIGNHVNDLKSKGAEIANLTIGDLNSNIYPIPDLLKEEITKAYKNNLTNYPPANGLLSLRQAISSDIKNRWNLDYSENEVLVAGGSRPLIYAVFKTIVDADEKVIYPVPSWNNNHYAYLTEAQKVEIETSQSNNFLPTAEELRPHLKGAVLIALCSPLNPTGTMFTKEQLSEICKLIIEENKSRGEDEKPLYLMYDQIYAMLTFGGDHFDPVSLFPELKEYTIYIDGASKCFAATGVRVGWSFGPSLIIDKMKALLGHVGAWAPKPEQEAVAVLLNHPKEVDAFVNKFKGEIANSLTVLHEGIQNLKNQGFAVESIQPMGALYLTIKMDYIGKTTPDGKLLKDSSDVVFYFIEEAGIALVPFSAFGNSREMPWFRASVGGVSLDEIKNVLPRLGQALKKLS; this is encoded by the coding sequence ATGAAAGTATCTAAACTAGCCGCGAATCTGGTAGGTTCCGAAATTATCAAAATTGGAAATCATGTAAATGACCTTAAGTCAAAGGGAGCAGAAATTGCCAATTTAACTATTGGAGATCTTAACTCCAACATTTATCCTATTCCTGATCTTTTAAAAGAAGAAATCACCAAAGCGTATAAGAATAACTTAACAAATTATCCGCCGGCAAATGGCCTTTTATCTTTAAGACAGGCAATTTCCAGTGATATTAAAAACAGATGGAATCTGGATTATTCAGAAAATGAAGTATTAGTAGCTGGTGGTTCCCGACCATTGATTTATGCGGTATTTAAAACAATAGTGGATGCTGATGAGAAAGTAATTTATCCAGTACCTTCATGGAATAATAATCATTATGCCTATTTGACTGAAGCTCAAAAAGTAGAGATTGAAACGTCACAATCCAATAACTTTTTACCAACTGCAGAAGAACTACGACCACATTTGAAAGGTGCTGTATTGATCGCGCTTTGCTCTCCTTTAAATCCAACAGGAACCATGTTCACCAAGGAGCAGTTATCAGAGATCTGTAAACTTATTATCGAAGAAAATAAAAGTAGAGGTGAAGACGAAAAACCTTTGTATCTGATGTATGATCAGATTTATGCGATGCTTACTTTTGGTGGTGATCACTTTGATCCGGTTTCTTTATTTCCGGAATTGAAAGAGTATACCATTTATATTGATGGCGCTTCTAAATGTTTCGCAGCAACCGGAGTTCGTGTAGGGTGGAGTTTTGGTCCATCGTTAATTATTGACAAAATGAAAGCTTTGCTTGGACATGTTGGAGCTTGGGCGCCAAAACCTGAACAGGAAGCCGTAGCGGTCTTGCTTAACCACCCCAAAGAGGTTGATGCTTTTGTAAATAAATTTAAAGGGGAAATTGCTAACAGTCTTACGGTTCTACACGAAGGAATTCAAAATCTTAAAAATCAAGGTTTTGCTGTTGAAAGTATCCAGCCAATGGGTGCATTATATTTAACCATTAAGATGGATTATATCGGCAAAACTACCCCTGATGGTAAGTTGTTAAAAGATTCTTCTGATGTTGTTTTTTATTTTATTGAAGAAGCTGGTATTGCCTTAGTTCCCTTCTCTGCTTTTGGTAATTCGCGGGAAATGCCTTGGTTCCGTGCTTCAGTTGGGGGAGTTTCTTTAGATGAAATAAAAAATGTGCTGCCTCGATTAGGCCAAGCCTTGAAAAAATTATCATAA
- the menA gene encoding 1,4-dihydroxy-2-naphthoate octaprenyltransferase: MTDWIKAARLRTLPLSMSGIILGSFIARWRIIENNGTWDWKIFAMALVVTLLYQILSNFANDYGDGIRGTDHLRVSEAEQRAVASGKITATQMRNAVILFSILSLIATIALLYLAFFRENLMNEFYTFVGLGVACILAAIGYTIGKKPYGYLGLGDIMVFIFFGLVSVCGSYFLFTKHFDWDMLVPATAVGLLSAAVLNLNNMRDIESDAASGKKTLALRLGFKKAMVYEIILLQLPLILMLVFMMMNGLHTQGKYYAFIFFILMLPMTGLRRKIMQVKEPRELDPFLKQVGIMTLTMAVLVAAGLNYF, from the coding sequence ATGACAGATTGGATAAAAGCAGCGCGACTGCGGACATTACCACTTTCGATGAGTGGAATAATTTTAGGTTCTTTTATCGCACGATGGAGAATTATTGAAAACAACGGAACTTGGGATTGGAAGATTTTTGCGATGGCTTTGGTCGTTACATTACTATATCAAATTCTGTCGAATTTCGCTAACGATTATGGAGACGGAATCAGAGGAACAGATCATCTTCGAGTTTCAGAAGCAGAACAAAGAGCCGTGGCTTCAGGAAAAATTACCGCAACTCAAATGCGAAATGCCGTAATTCTATTTTCTATTTTATCATTAATAGCGACGATTGCACTTCTTTATTTGGCTTTTTTTAGAGAAAACTTGATGAACGAATTTTATACATTTGTTGGATTAGGGGTTGCCTGTATTTTGGCAGCGATTGGCTATACGATTGGTAAAAAACCTTATGGCTATTTAGGTCTGGGTGATATTATGGTTTTTATCTTTTTCGGATTGGTTTCGGTTTGTGGAAGTTATTTTCTGTTTACCAAACATTTCGACTGGGATATGCTCGTTCCCGCAACAGCAGTTGGTTTACTAAGTGCAGCAGTTCTTAACTTGAATAATATGCGAGATATAGAAAGCGATGCAGCGAGTGGCAAGAAAACATTAGCCTTGCGTTTAGGTTTTAAAAAAGCAATGGTTTACGAAATTATTTTGTTGCAATTACCTTTAATTTTAATGTTGGTATTTATGATGATGAACGGTTTGCATACACAAGGAAAATATTACGCCTTTATCTTTTTCATTCTAATGCTTCCGATGACAGGTTTACGCCGAAAAATTATGCAGGTCAAAGAACCGCGAGAATTGGATCCCTTCTTAAAACAGGTTGGAATAATGACTTTGACCATGGCTGTTTTAGTCGCGGCAGGACTGAATTATTTTTAA
- a CDS encoding histidine kinase: MKKLFLVFALGLSFFLSAQTAKEIIDKNIELSGGLTNWKLLNSVVLQGKVTLGINDVYPIKIYQQRPNLTKTVITIGKKEMAVEGYDGKKGYAMNYATNKLQEYPDYNAESFDNDFIDWDSKGFDAKYLGKEKVGDIYCHKVELTKNVNKTIYFFDAKTYMVLKEIKKEETLNYSDYKAVGSLIMPFRIESSSPKKDSDYLMILNKIESNKVLPNNIFKF; this comes from the coding sequence ATGAAAAAGTTATTTTTAGTATTTGCCTTAGGGTTGAGTTTTTTCCTTTCAGCCCAAACAGCTAAGGAGATTATTGACAAAAACATAGAATTATCAGGAGGGTTAACCAATTGGAAACTCTTAAATTCAGTTGTCTTGCAAGGTAAAGTTACCCTTGGTATCAATGATGTTTATCCAATCAAAATATATCAGCAAAGACCTAACCTTACCAAAACCGTAATTACAATTGGGAAAAAAGAAATGGCTGTAGAAGGTTATGATGGTAAGAAGGGATATGCCATGAACTACGCAACAAATAAACTTCAGGAATATCCAGATTATAATGCGGAAAGTTTTGATAATGATTTTATCGATTGGGACAGCAAAGGGTTTGACGCAAAATATTTGGGTAAAGAAAAGGTAGGGGATATTTACTGCCATAAGGTAGAGTTAACCAAAAATGTTAATAAGACCATTTATTTCTTTGATGCAAAAACGTATATGGTTTTGAAAGAGATTAAAAAAGAGGAGACTTTAAACTATTCAGATTATAAAGCAGTAGGTAGTCTTATAATGCCTTTCAGAATTGAATCTTCATCTCCTAAAAAAGATAGTGATTATTTGATGATTTTAAATAAAATAGAAAGTAATAAGGTATTGCCAAATAATATATTCAAATTTTAG
- a CDS encoding DUF4199 family protein, whose product MIKNVYTIGFWLFIATMMVFFGMYFFGMNTDYFNNSLLLNAFLMPIIYVAGAYISINSVKKTGARMGFRDVFGRAFKPMFVGGFLSMITMFLFLNFADPGAKDLLNFQYLERQKSELDAEYNKAKEVLKNPEEIAELETNYQQRKQSFSPEMIKDKDMFSFRQFTYYFAAVLVFYVILSTFFASFFRSRLEI is encoded by the coding sequence ATGATAAAAAATGTCTATACCATTGGTTTCTGGTTGTTTATAGCAACAATGATGGTGTTCTTCGGAATGTATTTTTTCGGGATGAATACCGATTATTTTAACAATTCATTGCTTTTGAACGCTTTTTTAATGCCTATCATTTATGTAGCGGGCGCATACATCTCTATAAATTCAGTAAAAAAGACAGGGGCGAGAATGGGATTTCGTGATGTTTTTGGGCGAGCTTTTAAACCAATGTTTGTTGGAGGATTTCTTTCAATGATAACGATGTTCTTATTTCTGAACTTTGCAGATCCTGGAGCAAAAGATCTGCTTAATTTCCAATACCTTGAAAGACAGAAATCGGAATTGGATGCAGAGTATAACAAAGCAAAGGAAGTGTTAAAAAATCCAGAAGAAATCGCAGAGTTAGAAACCAATTACCAGCAGAGAAAACAGAGCTTTTCTCCGGAAATGATAAAAGATAAAGATATGTTCAGCTTCCGTCAATTCACCTATTACTTTGCGGCCGTTCTTGTTTTTTATGTAATTTTATCAACCTTTTTCGCAAGTTTCTTTAGAAGTAGATTAGAAATTTAA